The following are encoded in a window of Colletotrichum lupini chromosome 3, complete sequence genomic DNA:
- a CDS encoding ubiquitin-conjugating enzyme, whose product MADQSIIRITKELGDIQRTSDLSVACRDVDVRNVKALIIGPHDTPKSPNVNGITTNGGRCRFNPNIYSSGKVCFTWRGERGEEWSAAQGLESILISIQSLMSGNPYENEPGFEEANEASDKKNQKDYVQKIRHETLRVAVIQRMEEYLGLTPDGNAIAQQSAADGDQLDIDNDDIDDTNVPFEPFKDLCKRRFLWYYDNYLLAVQKAKTEVKDHQAFVRMPFEGASNTMDGKFNYTELERRLRNVKAALDNELVKWAKDGEVAIEKEMTLSVNLRHQYEQVVQAFKRQDIPHDVQLEDNNPFVWIITYFGRPMTNLDGGLFRFKIHFSTKFPEEQPRVKFHTRIFHHRIAEDGTVCYFPNSLRKEDVRTHIEAVFTALEEEDPAYDPRTLVHPEAHTLYWGGAEARKNYNRRLRRSVQQSMDLRHITTGARVFTTRPTRYQRWTFFRLSVSPVMTGMVVKIDLGLSKFKLLSEGWTALTA is encoded by the exons ATGGCGGATCAATCCATCATTCGGATTACCAAG GAACTGGGCGACATCCAGCGAACCTCGGATCTTT CTGTTGCTTGTCGTGATGTCGATGTTCGCAATGTTAAGGCCTTGATCATCGGACCTCACGACACTCC GAAGTCGCCCAATGTCAACGGTATTACAACGAACGGAGGTCGATGCCGATTCAACCCCAACATCTACTCGTCTGGCAAGGTTTGCTT CACATGGCGTGGAGAGCGTGGAGAGGAATGGTCTGCGGCACAGGGCCTCGAATCTATCCTCATTTCAATCCAGAGCTTAATGTCCGGAAACCCTTACGAGAACGAGCCTGGATTCGAGGAGGCCAACGAAGCATCGGATAAGAAGAACCAGAAGGACTACGTCCAGAAG ATACGTCACGAAACACTTCGAGTCGCCGTCATCCAGCGTATGGAGGAATACCTTGGTCTCACACCCGACGGCAACGCTATTGCCCAACAGTCTGCGGCGGACGGAGATCAACTGGATATCGACAACGATGATATCGACGATACGAACGTTCCTTTCGAGCCTTTTAAGGATTTATGTAAGCGCCGGTTCCTATGGTACTACGACAATTACCTCCTTGCTGTGCAGAAGGCAAAGACCGAGGTCAAGGACCACCAGGCGTTTGTTCGCATGCCGTTTGAAGGTGCTAGCAACACCATGGATGGCAAGTTCAACTACACAGAATTGGAAAGACGTCTGCGGAATGTCAAGGCCGCGCTTGACAATGAGCTCGTCAAGTGGGCGAAGGATGGCGAGGTTGCGATCGAAAAGGAAATGACACTTTCCGTCAACTTGCGCCACCAGTATGAACAAGTGGTGCAGGCATTCAAACGTCAAGACATTCCTCACGACGTCCAGTTGGAGGACAACAATCCTTTCGTTTGGATCATCACCTATTTCGGGCGTCCAATGACGAACCTCGACGGTGGCCTATTCCGCTTCAAAATCCACTTCAGTACTAAGTTCCCCGAGGAGCAACCTCGAGTCAAGTTTCACACACGCATTTTCCACCATCGCATTGCAGAAGACGGGACAGTGTGCTATTTCCCGAACTCACTTAGGAAGGAGGACGTTCGAACTCACATCGAGGCTGTGTTTACGGCactggaagaagaagatcCGGCTTACGACCCTCGAACTTTGGTACACCCTGAGGCGCACACCCTCTACTGGGGAGGTGCCGAGGCGCGGAAGAACTACAACAGGCGGCTTCGTAGATCTGTGCAGCAGAGCATGGA TCTAAGGCACATCACCACGGGTGCGCGGGTGTTCACCACGCGACCAACGCGGTACCAAAGGTGGACATTTTTCCGGTTATCGGTTTCCCCGGTCATGACGGGGATGGTAGTGAAAATTGATCTTGGCTTGTCCAAGTTCAAGTTGCTTTCAGAGGGCTGGACGGCGTTAACGGCATAG
- a CDS encoding oxysterol-binding protein encodes MALEKWTKKKFSNEWRDVITPPPPPSSVVGSPPYISDLRTAKVGVEVASVYDLTQSNRHLVSPNYIVHGLVLLPYDSRHGNSSLTSVSSQIPAVPWLTNNLEQLPTFIDLHLTSASPFPLRPVSQWAPSHFFSSILFSTALVYVPAQVVRGGNAQSKTASDGPLFLSPTLRFSKLNIIKPDFFLSHFCIRLIRPQPLSSRRFLRQQTPCPEETQIIFGFIDQQLLLVRQVPTKSTVQLLPLFTAVPSLSLDYGSTAPHSSKKAHPGHRADKTDSGLKSQSQSWVWSMCQEDAPEPPASVSLTSPSGTAWSVVWIIPVVPSSSRLFRVPWLWRLPGAEKPPLPLSRPLSNRSSIDEARGAAEDDDTTVVEADQGNVLGHIISQLRPGADLSRVVLPTFILEPRSMLERITNFMCHPEMLLPIPEIDDPVLRFVSVVKFYLSGWHIKPPGVKKPLNPILGEVFSCYWDLPDNTRAYYISEQTSHHPPKSSYFYMVPEHNIRVDGTLKPRSKFLGNSAASLMEGTAVLSFLNRGKVKTKGERYILTQPNMYARGILFGKMKYELGDHSFVRCPELDLVADIEFKVKGWVSGTYNAIGGSIKHESTGEVLYELSGFWNDEMFVKDVKTGHKEMFFNARRSKPSSPLVRPIEEQDERESQKLWAPTAQAVKDRNHELATDEKTKVEDRQREERETRAREGVEWKPRLFRAVQGGPGGPEEGEEELEWIINAHIDHTNPEKQTEQILAIYPILPGQKPSTTNAIPPHKPSATAEAPAPAPAPIAQQHVGGNDLIDFGDAPATTPAAPTATAPAVQPPSGIPPAAHEARSGSKDIEGMLNSTGTQAKEGPLMDFTDMKKSVPPLKRADESNDSFHDALE; translated from the exons ATGGCATTGGAGAAATGGacaaaaaaaaagttttcCAATGAATGGCGCGACGTCAtcacccctcctcctccgccgtCCTCCGTTGTGGGGTCACCTCCGTACATCAGCGAC CTAAGAACTGCTAAGGTAGGCGTGGAGGTAGCTTCCGTCTACGACCTTACCCAAA GCAATCGTCATCTTGTGTCACCAAACTACATTGTACACGGTCTTGTGCTCCTTCCTTACGACTCCAGACATGGGAACTCATCTTTGACCTCAGTCTCTTCTCAAATTCCGGCCGTTCCTTGGTTAACCAACAACCTGGAACAGCTACCTACCTTCATCGACCTTCATCTGACATCCGCCTCACCCTTTCCGCTTCGCCCGGTCTCCCAGTGGGCGCCCAGTCACTTTTTTTCATCCATTTTGTTCTCTACAGCTCTGGTTTACGTTCCAGCTCAGGTTGTCAGAGGCGGCAACGCCCAATCGAAAACAGCAAGCGA CGGGcctctttttctctctccAACTCTTCGCTTCTCTAAACTCAACATCATTAAACCCGACTTCTTTCTTTCCCACTTTTGCATCCGACTGATACGTCCCCAACCTTTATCCTCCCGACGCTTCCTTCGCCAGCAAACCCCTTGCCCCGAAGAAACTCAAATCATCTTCGGCTTTATCGACCAACAACTACTTTTAGTACGACAGGTTCCCACAAAGTCCACTGTTCAACTGCTGCCACTCTTCACTGCCGTCCCCTCGCTCTCGCTCGACTAC GGGAGCACTGCCCCTCATTCCAGCAAGAAGGCACATCCCGGGCACCGCGCCGATAAGACCGATAGCGGTCTGAAA AGCCAGTCGCAGTCATGGGTTTGGTCCATGTGCCAGGAAGACGCTCCAGAGCCTCCAGCCTCAGTGAGTCTTACCAGCCCTAGCGGCACTGCCTGGTCCGTTGTCTGGATAATACCAGTCGTCCCCTCCTCGTCGCGCCTGTT TCGCGTACCTTGGCTCTGGCGTCTTCCGGGAGCCGAAAAGCCTCCACTCCCACTCTCCAGACCTCTGTC CAATCGCTCGAGCATCGACGAGGCCAGAGGCGCTGCTGAAGATGACGACACGACTGTGGTCGAGGCCGACCAGGGCAACG TGCTCGGCCACATCATCTCCCAGCTTCGTCCGGGAGCTGACTTGAGTCGCGTTGTTTTGCCGACCTTCATTCTTGAGCCCCGTAGTATGCTCGAGAGGATTACAAA CTTCATGTGCCACCCCGAAATGCTCCTCCCTATACCCGAGATCGACGACCCTGTACTACGATTCGTCTCCGTTGTCAAGTTCTACCTCAGTGGATGGCATATTAAACCACC AGGAGTGAAGAAACCCCTGAACCCGATCCTCGGCGAGGTTTTCTCCTGCTACTGGGATCTGCCCGATAACACCAGGGCATACTACATCTCCGAGCAAACATCGCATCACCCTCCCAAGTCTAGCTACTTCTACATGGTCCCCGAGCACAACATCCGTGTTGATGGCACACTCAAGCCCAGGAGCAAGTTCCTCGGAAACTCGGCGGCGAGCTTGATGGAGGGCACAGCGGTCTTGTCGTTCCTGAATAGGGGCAAGGTCAAGACAAAGGGCGAACGATA TATCTTGACACAGCCAAACATGTACGCTCGAGGCATTCTCTTTGGAAAGATGAAGTATGAGCTAGGAGACCACAGCTTTGTCCGGTGCCCAGAGCTCGATTTGGTCGCCGACATTGAGTTCAAGGTGAAGGGCTGGGTCAGCGGTACCTATAATGCGATTGGTGGCTCAATCAAGCATGAGAGCACAGGCGAGGTCCTTTACGAGCTCTCGGGCTTTTGGAACGATGAGATGTTTGTCAAGGATGTCAAG ACCGGTCATAAGGAGATGTTCTTCAACGCTAGACGGTCGAAGCCCAGCAGTCCCCTGGTGCGGCCAATCGAAGAGCAGGATGAGCGCGAATCTCAGAAGCTTTGGGCACCGACAGCTCAGGCCGTAAAGGATCGCAACCATGAGCTTGCGACGGACGAGAAGACCAAGGTTGAGGACAGACAACGCGAGGAACGCGAGACAAGAGCTCGCGAAGGCGTTGAATGGAAGCCTAGGCTTTTCAGAGCTGTTCAGGGCGGCCCGGGTGGTCCTGaagagggcgaggaggagctGGAGTGGATCATCAATGCTCACAT TGACCACACGAACCCAGAGAAGCAGACTGAGCAAATTTTGGCCATATACCCTATTCTTCCGGGCCAGAAGCCTTCTACGACAAACGCCATTCCTCCCCACAAGCCCTCTGCGACAGCAGAGGCCCCAGCCCCGGCCCCCGCTCCGATCGCCCAGCAACATGTTGGAGGCAATGACTTGATCGATTTCGGCGACGCGCCAGCTACCACTCCGGCAGCCCCAACAGCAACTGCGCCTGCTGTTCAGCCACCAAGCGGTATTCCTCCGGCAGCTCATGAGGCGCGGAGTGGATCCAAGGACATCGAAGGGATGCTCAACAGCACCGGAACGCAAGCAAAAGAGGGACCATTGATGGACTTCACAGACatgaagaagagcgtacCGCCGCTGAAGAGAGCCGATGAGAGTAACGACAGCTTCCATGATGCTTTGGAGTAG
- a CDS encoding replication factor C, with product MASFFDLKARKAAAANGTSTQKPEKSAQPPRAQPWVEKYRPKTLSDVTAQDHTVTVLQRTLQASNLPHMLFYGPPGTGKTSTVLALAKELYGPEMIKSRVLELNASDERGISIVREKVKDFARMQLTNPTNEYKKRYPCPPFKIIILDEADSMTQDAQSALRRTMETYSKITRFCLICNYVTRIIDPLASRCSKFRFKSLDQTNTKKRLEDISENEGVQLEEGAVDALIKCSEGDLRKAITFLQSAARLVGAGEKDAAGGDAMDVDKKPVTVKIIEDIAGVIPDKTIDTLVSAIRPQGAADTYAGVAKVVEDMVADGWSAGQVVTQLYQALVFDDTIPDVQKNKIVLIFSEVDKRLVDGADEHLSILDLALRISGVMSGRGN from the exons ATGGCGAGCTTTTTCGACCTCAAGGCCAGGAAGGCCGCCGCGGCAAACGGCACATCGACCCAGAAGCCAGAGAAATCTGCGCAACCGCCACGAGCACAGCCATGGGTTGAGAAATA CCGTCCCAAGACTCTCAGCGATGTCACAGCACAAGACCACACCGTCACGGTTTTGCAGAGGACGCTGCAAGCCTCCAAC TTGCCGCACATGTTATTCTACGGCCCCCCAGGCACAGGAAAAACCTCTACAGTGTTAGCTTTGGCCAAAGAACTCTACGGTCCCGAGATGATCAAGTCACGCGTGCTCGAGCTCAACGCTTCCGACGAGCGTGGAATCTCCATCGTCCGAGAGAAGGTGAAGGACTTTGCTCGCATGCAATTGACGAACCCGACGAATGAATACAAGAAGAGATACCCTTGCCCGCCATTCAAGATTATCATCTTGGACGAGGCCGACTCCATGACCCAAGACGCACAGAGTGCCTTGCGCCGCACCATGGAGACATACAGCAAAATCACGCGGTTCTGCCTGATTTGCAATTACGTCACGCGAATCATCGACCCCCTTGCAAGTCGTTGCAGCAAGTTTCGCTTCAAGAGCTTAGACCAGACCAACACGAAGAAAAGACTGGAGGATATCTCAGAAAACGAGGGCGTACAGCTGGAGGAAGGCGCAGTGGACGCCCTCATCAAGTGCAGTGAGGGCGATCTGAGAAAGGCTATCACATTCCTGCAGAGTGCTGCGCGACTAGTGGGCGCGGGCGAGAAAGACGCCGCCGGGGGTGATGCTATGGACGTCGACAAAAAGCCCGTCACGGTGAAGATTATTGAAGATATCGCTGGTGTCATTCCGGACAAGACCATCGACACATTAGTCTCTGCCATCCGCCCGCAAGGCGCTGCAGACACGTACGCAGGGGTGGCCAAGGTGGTCGAGGACATGGTGGCAGATGGCTGGAGTGCTGGGCAGGTTGTTACTCAG CTCTACCAAGCACTCGTATTTGACGACACCATCCCAGATGTACAGAAGAACAAGATTGTTCTCATCTTTTCCGAGGTCGACAAAAGACTTGTGGATGGCGCGGATGAGCACTTGTCTATCCTCGATTTGGCCTTGAGGATATCGGGGGTTATGAGCGGTCGTGGCAACTGA